Proteins encoded together in one Pontiella desulfatans window:
- a CDS encoding sulfatase-like hydrolase/transferase: MKQSPFPLKPFAMLVVFALAAPLASHAGSENRPNIVFLMTDDQRWDTLGCYGRTDVITPNIDKLATQGVIFDNAYYAVAICMPSRATIFTGRYFSDHQSGFTYPYNRTLSVAEFSDSYPARLRASGYRTGFVGKFGIRLENWSNTAREHFDFFVVGGTRWPEDDPGLNHIYRRDRPREERTLKKGDAMIRFLETQPEGQPFCLSISFDAVKNDRDQDMYAPHVEIFKDKQMWVPENWVEGRNERLPKVLDHCRGTYLHVARTSTPELYQKLARRFATQGYTVDTQVGRLMAKLEEMDVLDNTIVIYTSDNGRFHGSQGLYDKAILYDESMKAPLIVFDGRVDKKSRGRREDAMVSSADVAPTILSLAGEKVPESMRGRDLCGILAGSQDMAQWRDAVLMENLFLQEIHSAGVKKHEDIPGLNSEIIANNRSYRSRGVRTERYKYFIYFEHDPVIEELYDLKADPYEQDNLVNNPEHAELLKKLRKRTDELHADAIR, translated from the coding sequence ATGAAACAAAGCCCTTTCCCCCTGAAACCGTTTGCCATGCTGGTGGTATTTGCCTTGGCGGCTCCCCTTGCCAGCCATGCCGGTTCGGAGAATAGACCGAACATTGTCTTCCTGATGACCGACGACCAGCGCTGGGATACGCTCGGTTGCTACGGCCGGACCGACGTCATAACTCCAAATATCGACAAGCTCGCCACCCAGGGGGTTATTTTTGATAATGCCTATTATGCGGTCGCGATCTGCATGCCGAGCCGCGCTACGATATTTACCGGGCGCTACTTTTCGGATCACCAATCCGGGTTTACCTATCCCTACAACCGGACACTGTCGGTAGCGGAGTTTTCCGACAGCTATCCGGCCAGGCTGAGAGCGTCGGGCTACCGCACCGGCTTTGTTGGGAAATTCGGGATCCGCTTGGAAAATTGGTCGAATACAGCCCGCGAGCACTTCGATTTCTTCGTCGTCGGAGGGACGCGTTGGCCGGAGGATGATCCGGGCTTGAATCACATTTATCGTCGTGACCGCCCGCGGGAAGAGCGAACGTTGAAGAAGGGGGACGCGATGATTCGTTTCCTTGAAACCCAACCGGAGGGGCAGCCTTTCTGTCTCTCGATCAGCTTCGATGCGGTGAAAAACGATCGGGACCAAGACATGTATGCACCGCATGTGGAGATTTTTAAGGACAAGCAAATGTGGGTTCCTGAAAACTGGGTGGAGGGTAGGAATGAACGGTTGCCGAAGGTGCTCGACCATTGCCGGGGCACCTACCTGCATGTCGCGCGAACCTCAACACCCGAGCTGTATCAAAAGCTCGCGCGTCGTTTCGCAACACAAGGCTACACCGTCGATACGCAGGTCGGGCGGTTGATGGCGAAGCTGGAGGAGATGGACGTGCTGGACAACACCATTGTGATCTACACCAGCGACAATGGCCGCTTCCATGGTTCGCAGGGGCTTTATGACAAGGCGATCCTTTACGACGAATCCATGAAGGCGCCATTGATTGTATTCGATGGAAGAGTCGATAAGAAGAGTCGGGGACGCAGGGAGGATGCGATGGTTTCCTCTGCCGATGTGGCGCCCACCATCCTTTCCCTTGCCGGTGAAAAGGTTCCGGAAAGCATGAGGGGGCGCGACTTGTGCGGGATACTGGCAGGCTCCCAGGATATGGCCCAATGGCGCGATGCGGTTCTGATGGAAAACCTTTTCCTGCAGGAGATTCATTCGGCAGGTGTGAAAAAACATGAGGATATCCCTGGGTTGAACAGCGAGATCATCGCGAATAACCGATCCTATCGTTCGCGAGGTGTACGGACGGAGCGCTACAAATATTTCATCTACTTCGAGCACGATCCTGTGATCGAGGAACTCTACGATTTGAAGGCCGATCCGTACGAGCAGGACAACCTGGTCAACAACCCGGAACATGCCGAGCTGCTGAAGAAGCTGCGCAAGCGGACGGATGAGTTGCATGCAGACGCGATTCGGTAG
- a CDS encoding glycoside hydrolase family protein, with amino-acid sequence MKACIRTSLLGALSLCGCTWAQETWTIESQGDWKENAATQSNLTYEAGKAIPTDVEATFLSVMKRYPKKRSAQTISISQSPEWLNWNPVPNVGPGNLGDAPVALQMGDGNYWMFGRYSKHKSQKDGTFKAEPATLDGFDVELKTSPHKNQFDAPGGVAAGDGGYHAWQSRDMVNWVYHGAITDPKGKWMTTAEYADGKAYFYYDFPNDQDPHLFIDDDLFDGKPGKDMGMAFQDPTHGSDCAFIRDLDGNFHVIAEDWSPIDASTHAWDSPLAVHAVSPDGIGDFKILGPPVDERTKPTGRFAEYVHPHWHSEDPANYPGKTATLDVPQHRVKKGQTRAYGTYEIHEPEQNAYGDWAAISIGGQYYLFADFDPAGGHGRDSMSAAWFTADDINKPFKFCGNIGKGHPDPEILFAEGRFYLLTQMKTDYVSPGPWVESVQVRVGVDTSNDGNVDQWSDWQTVSEQYDYIEGFAKQIAKTAAQMDLSDLPEGYGFQFEVKLTDTTENISKPILDKIVVSFE; translated from the coding sequence ATGAAAGCATGTATACGAACGTCGTTGCTCGGGGCACTCTCCCTGTGCGGATGCACATGGGCGCAAGAGACGTGGACGATTGAATCGCAGGGGGACTGGAAGGAAAATGCCGCAACGCAGTCGAACCTGACCTATGAAGCCGGAAAAGCCATTCCCACGGACGTTGAAGCCACGTTTCTGAGCGTGATGAAGCGCTACCCCAAAAAGCGTTCCGCGCAAACGATCAGCATCTCGCAGTCGCCCGAATGGCTGAACTGGAACCCGGTTCCAAACGTTGGCCCCGGGAATCTGGGAGACGCCCCGGTTGCCCTGCAAATGGGCGACGGGAACTACTGGATGTTCGGGCGCTACAGCAAACATAAGAGCCAGAAGGATGGAACGTTCAAGGCCGAACCGGCAACGTTGGACGGGTTTGATGTTGAGCTGAAAACCTCCCCGCATAAAAACCAGTTCGATGCGCCGGGGGGCGTGGCTGCGGGCGACGGGGGATATCATGCCTGGCAGAGTCGGGATATGGTGAACTGGGTGTATCATGGAGCGATCACCGATCCCAAAGGCAAATGGATGACCACGGCGGAGTATGCCGACGGCAAAGCCTATTTCTACTACGACTTCCCGAACGATCAGGATCCGCACCTCTTCATCGATGACGATCTGTTCGACGGCAAACCGGGCAAGGATATGGGAATGGCATTTCAGGATCCGACGCACGGTTCGGATTGTGCGTTTATTCGGGACCTCGATGGTAATTTCCACGTGATCGCCGAAGACTGGAGCCCGATCGATGCATCGACCCATGCGTGGGATTCGCCGCTTGCGGTTCACGCGGTCAGTCCGGATGGGATTGGGGATTTCAAGATTCTCGGGCCGCCGGTTGATGAACGAACGAAGCCCACCGGCCGGTTTGCCGAATATGTTCATCCGCACTGGCACTCTGAGGATCCCGCAAACTATCCGGGCAAGACGGCCACGCTAGATGTTCCGCAACACCGGGTCAAAAAAGGTCAAACACGGGCGTACGGAACCTACGAAATCCACGAGCCGGAACAGAATGCCTACGGCGACTGGGCGGCGATTTCGATCGGCGGGCAATACTATCTGTTCGCGGATTTCGACCCCGCCGGTGGGCATGGACGCGATAGCATGAGCGCGGCCTGGTTCACGGCCGACGATATCAACAAACCGTTTAAATTTTGCGGAAACATCGGGAAGGGGCATCCCGATCCGGAAATCCTCTTTGCAGAGGGCCGGTTCTATCTGCTCACCCAGATGAAGACCGACTACGTTAGCCCCGGCCCGTGGGTGGAATCCGTCCAGGTGCGCGTCGGTGTTGATACGTCCAACGATGGGAACGTGGACCAATGGTCTGATTGGCAGACGGTTTCCGAGCAGTACGACTATATCGAAGGCTTCGCAAAACAGATTGCGAAAACTGCGGCTCAGATGGACTTGTCCGACCTGCCGGAAGGATACGGTTTCCAGTTTGAAGTCAAACTGACGGATACCACCGAGAACATCTCGAAGCCGATCCTCGATAAGATCGTCGTTTCGTTTGAATGA
- a CDS encoding LacI family DNA-binding transcriptional regulator, with translation MGSKQRITYSDIAKALGISKMTVSYSLRNDPRISEATRKRVQQKAKAMGYQPDPMLSALSNYRHETKEKAAKASLAWLNFHRHPDKQREKEVFNLYWKGAYEMARQLGFHLEEFRLSELPLHRMHGIFKARGIRGLLLTPTPQDEEPSAAELATFPWKDYALVRFGESLRSLKVNVVSGAQVSNTILAFEEMQKKGYRRIGYAGEYRRQHLFSAGYLWAQQALPRSRQLAPLFLNNQETGRHGQLEKWLKQQRPDALICGAPCLLNMLKELGYRIPADLGLASMSKQDNPIDAGIDQNPVEIGRTAILTLVSQLNENSYGIPATPREILVEGRWTEGSMLPNRLLPDIKP, from the coding sequence ATGGGCAGCAAGCAAAGAATTACTTATAGCGATATCGCAAAGGCACTGGGCATATCCAAGATGACGGTCTCCTACAGCCTGCGCAATGATCCGCGCATTTCCGAAGCCACCCGGAAACGCGTTCAGCAAAAAGCCAAGGCAATGGGTTATCAGCCAGACCCCATGCTCTCGGCGCTCTCGAACTATCGCCATGAAACCAAGGAAAAAGCAGCGAAGGCCTCCTTGGCCTGGCTCAACTTCCATCGGCATCCGGACAAGCAACGGGAAAAAGAGGTCTTCAACCTATACTGGAAAGGCGCCTACGAAATGGCCCGCCAGCTGGGGTTCCATCTGGAGGAATTCAGGCTGAGCGAGCTCCCGCTGCATCGCATGCACGGCATCTTTAAAGCGCGCGGCATTCGCGGCCTGCTACTGACCCCGACGCCCCAGGACGAAGAACCCTCGGCCGCCGAGCTGGCAACCTTTCCCTGGAAGGATTATGCCCTGGTGCGGTTCGGCGAAAGCCTGCGGTCGCTGAAGGTGAACGTTGTCTCCGGCGCCCAGGTTTCCAACACCATCCTGGCCTTTGAGGAAATGCAGAAGAAAGGATATCGACGCATCGGCTATGCCGGCGAATATCGCCGCCAGCATCTTTTCAGCGCGGGATACCTATGGGCCCAGCAGGCCCTGCCCCGCTCCCGTCAGCTGGCGCCGCTCTTCCTGAACAACCAAGAGACCGGTCGGCATGGGCAGCTTGAAAAATGGTTGAAGCAACAGCGGCCCGACGCCCTCATCTGCGGCGCCCCATGCCTATTGAATATGCTGAAGGAGCTGGGTTATCGCATCCCGGCCGATCTCGGATTGGCCTCCATGAGCAAACAAGACAATCCCATCGATGCCGGCATCGACCAAAACCCCGTGGAGATCGGGCGCACAGCCATCCTGACGCTGGTCTCCCAACTCAACGAAAACAGTTATGGCATTCCCGCAACCCCGAGGGAGATCCTCGTTGAAGGCCGCTGGACGGAAGGCTCGATGCTGCCGAACCGTTTACTTCCGGATATCAAGCCCTGA
- a CDS encoding prolyl oligopeptidase family serine peptidase, whose protein sequence is MLIMVGRLFRCIFAVLLLGGVSSGYGQKAAEQDVLDAFEYEKGIVYKMAGGQKLDMVYFKPRNPKAGEQVPWMLFVHGGGWRGGNKFNVLRSAFSGTLQQLTENGIACFTIEYRLTKNHVTAFDSVVDCKDAARFLLKNASTYNLDPERYGVWGGSAGGHLSLMTALGRNEDFPGDAALAEYQPSFKCVASYFPLTSLVNPEVLSGSKFEDPEVLRHVLDGLFSEKPQLARLLSPTEYLTKDSPPILLLHGEKDTTLSIKNSRYMMDVAQEKGADVQLLSVKNAGHSFGGKNISPSMEEINAAAAQFILSKLTGISAGSE, encoded by the coding sequence ATGTTGATTATGGTGGGCAGGTTGTTCAGGTGTATCTTCGCGGTTCTGTTGTTGGGCGGCGTTTCCTCCGGATACGGGCAGAAGGCGGCCGAGCAGGACGTGCTCGATGCCTTCGAGTATGAAAAGGGCATCGTATACAAAATGGCCGGTGGCCAAAAACTGGATATGGTCTATTTCAAACCGCGGAACCCCAAGGCGGGGGAACAGGTGCCCTGGATGCTTTTTGTGCATGGCGGCGGCTGGCGCGGAGGAAATAAATTCAATGTGCTCCGGTCGGCGTTCTCCGGGACCTTGCAGCAGTTGACGGAGAATGGCATTGCCTGTTTCACCATTGAATATCGGTTAACCAAGAACCATGTCACCGCGTTTGATTCGGTGGTGGACTGCAAGGATGCGGCGCGTTTCCTGCTCAAGAATGCTTCCACCTATAATCTCGATCCGGAGCGCTACGGCGTGTGGGGCGGGTCGGCCGGCGGGCATCTCAGTTTAATGACGGCGCTGGGGCGGAATGAAGATTTTCCAGGGGATGCGGCGCTGGCGGAATACCAACCCTCGTTCAAGTGTGTGGCCTCCTATTTCCCGCTCACCTCGCTGGTGAATCCGGAGGTGCTGTCGGGATCGAAGTTCGAGGATCCGGAAGTGCTGCGCCATGTTTTGGATGGATTGTTTTCGGAAAAACCGCAACTGGCCCGCCTGCTCAGCCCGACCGAATATCTCACCAAGGATTCCCCGCCAATCCTGCTGCTGCATGGTGAAAAGGATACAACGCTATCCATCAAAAACTCACGCTACATGATGGACGTCGCCCAGGAAAAAGGGGCGGATGTGCAGTTGCTGTCGGTTAAAAACGCCGGGCATAGTTTTGGCGGAAAAAATATTTCGCCCTCCATGGAGGAGATTAATGCGGCGGCGGCCCAATTCATTCTTTCGAAGCTGACCGGAATATCAGCGGGGTCTGAATGA
- a CDS encoding transposase: MEKGAYDPEKHHRRSIRLKGHDYAGGGLYFITLCAHRDAIAAMQGKPFAPMKALIAERMAITAEKNPQMEWGESIIMPDHFHALIRIRKGGSLDLGNIIGGFKAGVSREWRRDEAGKAGKAGLARTGGIAPALPREMRIWHRNYYEMIVRSAEAEAKIAEYIRMNPWRCVQELGSGLRGMGNPALWNAEKMGVLCSRNAPRPKSIPKAAVYLGGFHSPMEKEILEKLLEHKRPVIWCPAWGLERAAFAPGVREAQEQNRMLILEMRDTAGNLAAAEARNRFVLEHADQRWISYVQPGGMLAHLLREG, from the coding sequence ATGGAAAAGGGCGCATACGATCCGGAAAAGCATCATCGACGATCGATCCGGCTGAAGGGGCATGATTATGCGGGCGGCGGGCTTTATTTCATCACCCTCTGCGCGCATCGGGATGCCATCGCCGCCATGCAAGGCAAGCCCTTCGCACCTATGAAAGCGCTCATTGCTGAGCGCATGGCCATTACCGCCGAAAAAAATCCTCAGATGGAATGGGGCGAAAGCATCATCATGCCCGATCATTTCCATGCGCTCATCCGCATCCGTAAAGGGGGCTCCCTCGATTTGGGGAATATCATTGGCGGATTCAAGGCTGGCGTTTCTCGGGAATGGCGCAGGGACGAGGCAGGCAAAGCGGGCAAGGCAGGCCTTGCCCGTACGGGCGGGATCGCTCCCGCCCTTCCCCGGGAAATGCGCATCTGGCACCGCAATTATTATGAAATGATTGTGCGCTCGGCGGAAGCGGAGGCGAAGATTGCAGAATATATCCGGATGAATCCCTGGCGGTGCGTGCAGGAGCTGGGCAGTGGCCTGCGCGGCATGGGCAACCCGGCGCTGTGGAATGCCGAAAAGATGGGCGTGCTCTGCAGCCGCAATGCGCCGCGCCCCAAAAGCATCCCGAAAGCGGCGGTCTACCTGGGCGGCTTCCATTCGCCGATGGAAAAGGAAATCCTTGAAAAGCTGCTGGAGCACAAACGCCCCGTGATCTGGTGCCCGGCGTGGGGGCTGGAACGGGCCGCATTTGCACCGGGCGTGCGGGAAGCCCAGGAACAAAATCGGATGCTGATCCTCGAAATGCGCGATACGGCGGGCAATCTGGCGGCGGCCGAGGCGCGCAACCGCTTTGTGTTGGAACACGCCGACCAGCGATGGATCTCGTATGTGCAGCCGGGCGGCATGCTCGCCCACCTCCTGCGCGAAGGGTAG
- a CDS encoding sulfatase family protein — MMKNRVLGAVVALSASVGFAESSQQQPMNVVVITTDQQRSDAVGAWGHEHMVTPNMDRLVREGISFKRSYVCGSTCVSSRAAFYTGQFAHNTGCYGFQEWAHNRSWVEEIRDAGYYTAAMGKVHHYPATAMMGYNERLYTENFPDLTKSYDDYANYLKAEGQPSPCKILTQGGDWMNKHASNAFPLEEKYHVDQFVGRMATRWIKDYEKEQPFFLHIGFQGPHDPYDPPQRFLDMYADKEVPLPRFDVGGLAARPPQYARFMEACRNPLMFDSGPHFGVWAVDLTGMDDAAFRRMRKHYYAKITGIDYQVGKILDMLEAKGLMDNTLIIFTSDHGDNLGDHELIYKWLMTEQSVQVPMVVRLPGAARAGEVDDGLFTQMDVGPTVLTALGLEVPQRLDGSSNWKRITENDRSEVPDMVFCEDNYLTMVRTDDRKLIYYAGQPEEEYFNMEKDPWEEHNLAQHPDYAREILELKADMLQWLTVSRYLGSLSHINQPSGKRDKWPANHPEDPYILSCSPKTPEYRAECDRIAAEARKK, encoded by the coding sequence ATGATGAAAAATAGGGTTTTAGGGGCGGTAGTCGCGTTGTCGGCATCGGTTGGTTTTGCGGAAAGTTCTCAACAGCAGCCGATGAACGTGGTGGTGATCACGACCGATCAGCAGCGCTCGGATGCGGTGGGCGCGTGGGGCCATGAGCACATGGTTACGCCCAACATGGATCGGCTGGTGCGCGAGGGGATCAGCTTTAAGCGGAGCTACGTTTGCGGGTCCACCTGCGTGTCGTCCCGCGCGGCGTTCTATACCGGGCAGTTTGCGCATAACACGGGTTGCTATGGGTTCCAGGAGTGGGCGCACAACCGCAGCTGGGTGGAGGAGATCCGCGATGCGGGCTACTACACGGCGGCGATGGGCAAGGTGCACCATTATCCGGCCACCGCCATGATGGGCTACAACGAACGCCTCTATACGGAAAACTTTCCGGACCTGACGAAATCGTACGACGACTATGCGAACTATCTGAAGGCGGAAGGCCAGCCGAGTCCGTGCAAGATTCTGACGCAGGGCGGCGACTGGATGAACAAGCATGCGTCCAACGCGTTTCCGCTCGAGGAAAAATACCATGTGGACCAGTTTGTCGGCCGCATGGCGACGCGCTGGATTAAGGACTATGAAAAGGAACAGCCGTTCTTCCTGCACATCGGTTTCCAGGGGCCGCACGATCCGTATGATCCGCCGCAGCGTTTTCTGGACATGTATGCCGATAAGGAGGTGCCGCTGCCGCGTTTCGATGTGGGCGGCCTGGCCGCCCGTCCGCCGCAGTATGCGCGGTTTATGGAGGCATGCCGCAATCCGCTGATGTTTGATTCGGGGCCGCATTTTGGCGTCTGGGCCGTCGACCTGACGGGCATGGATGACGCTGCGTTCCGCCGGATGCGGAAACACTATTATGCCAAGATCACCGGCATCGACTACCAGGTCGGCAAGATTCTCGACATGCTCGAAGCAAAGGGGCTGATGGACAACACCCTGATTATCTTCACCTCCGACCACGGCGACAACCTCGGCGATCACGAGCTGATTTATAAATGGCTGATGACGGAGCAGTCGGTGCAGGTACCGATGGTGGTTCGCCTGCCGGGCGCGGCGCGCGCCGGCGAAGTGGACGACGGTCTGTTTACGCAGATGGATGTGGGGCCGACGGTTCTGACGGCGCTTGGCCTGGAGGTGCCGCAGCGGCTCGATGGTTCCAGCAATTGGAAACGCATCACCGAAAACGACCGCAGCGAGGTGCCGGACATGGTGTTCTGCGAGGACAACTATCTGACGATGGTGCGCACCGACGACCGCAAGCTGATCTATTATGCAGGCCAGCCGGAAGAGGAATATTTCAACATGGAGAAGGATCCGTGGGAGGAACATAACCTCGCGCAGCATCCGGATTACGCGCGGGAAATCCTCGAACTCAAAGCCGACATGCTCCAGTGGCTGACCGTTTCCCGCTACCTCGGGTCGCTCTCGCACATCAACCAGCCGTCCGGCAAGCGCGACAAATGGCCGGCGAACCATCCGGAGGATCCCTACATCCTGAGTTGTTCGCCGAAGACGCCGGAGTATCGGGCCGAGTGCGACCGGATCGCAGCGGAAGCGCGCAAGAAATAG